The region GTGACCGCGCGTTTACCGATCAGGTCAAAGTCCTGCCTTACGGTGGTCAGGGCGGGGTGGAAATACTGGCTGTCGGGGGTATCGTCATAGCCAATCACGGACACATCCTGCGGTATGCGCTTGTTGAGTTGCCGCAAGGCGCTGATGACTCCTAACGCCATCTGGTCGCTGGCGACCAGCATCGCCGTGATATCCGGGTGTCTGCTGAATAATTCCACGGTTTTTACCCAGCCGCTGTTGGCGCTCCAGTCGCCGTATTCGGTATCTGTCTCCACAATGCCCGCCTGATACAGGGTGTCGCGCCAACAGGCCAGGCGCAGCCGTGCCGAAATGGAGCTTTCCGGGCCGGCCAGCAAACCGAATTTCCGGTGCCCCAGTTCCAGCAGCAGGTTGACGCTGCCGGCGGTGCCGTCGTTATGAAGAAAGCCAAGGTGGCAGACCTCTGCGGCGGGCGGCACGTCCAGAAACAGTTGCCGAATATCCGGGTTATCCCGCGTCAGGGTTTCCGCATCGGCTTTTTCCAGCGGCAGGCTCATGACCACGCTGTTGATCTTCTGCGCCCGAAATTCATTCAGCGCCGACTGCAGGACGCTCAGTTGCCCGGTTTTCAACATCGAGATGGCCACCTGATACCCCGCAGATTCCGCATGGTGCTTGAAGGATGCGGCGATTTGCGAAGGGGCATGCAGCGCAAGGGAGGTGGTGATCAAGCCAAACGTCGGCAAGGTTTTGCCGGCCAGGATCTGTGCGGAGCGGTTAGGCACGTAATTGAGCGTATTCATCGCGCCCAGCACGTTATTGCGCGTGCGCTCGGAGACGATATCCGGGTTGTTCAACACCCGTGACACGGTTTGCTGGGAAACTCCCGCCTCTTTTGCCACGTCTTCCAGCGTTGCCTGCCGTTTATTCATCAATTCAATCTCGCAATAAAGTGCAGCGTTAAATAGTGCTACAGGTGAGGAACATGCAGAGCGCCGACACGCTGTGAATCCGTCCATGGAGGCTCGTATCGCGCGTCCATGCGCTCAACGGTCGGCTAACCTGCATGCTCACACCTGTCTCAAGTTGGGGGGCGCGGTATTAAACGCGTTATTTAGCCCGCAATGTGCCGTTTTGTCTGAAAATGTATAAAAAAAACATCTGATGTCATGCGTAATACATTGTAGGAAACAATCAACAAATAGCGTGACTGAACTCAAATATACCCACCAAATTCATTGCCCGCCAAGGCGTATATCGTATTTACTCGTTTAAAAATGTATAGCGCTATACATCCCTCTGACAGCAGGTAAGGATTGTTATGAAGCAGCCTCTTTATTCGGTAAACGATAATCCGCCGGACAACGTTCTCCCTCAGGTTCTGGCCCGGCAGGACTGGCAGAACCCGGCCGTCACTCACCTCAACAGATTGCCCGCCCACCCGCAATTTCGCAGTTGGCGCGCGCTTGAAGAGGCCAGGGATGACCGGCGCTCCGATCGGCGCGTTTCGCTGGATGGCGAATGGCAGTTCGTTTATCTGGCGCAGCCCGAGGCGGCGGACCCGCGCTGGTTAGTGGCGGATGGCCCGGACAGCCGGCCCGTCACCGTGCCTTCTAACTGGCAGATGGACGGCTACGATGCGCCGATCTACACCAACGTCCGCTACCCGATCTCGACCGAGCCGCCTTTTGTGCCGCAGGAGAACCCGACGGGGTGCTATTCGCGCGAGATTGACATCCCCGAAGACTGGCTGAAGGCAGGCAAAACCCGAATCATCTTCAACGGGGTGAACTCGGCGTTCCACCTCTTTTGCAACGGGGTATGGATTGGCTATTCGCAGGACAGCCGTTTACCGGCCGAGTTCGATTTAACCGACGCGCTGCATGCCGGTGGGAACCGTATCTGCGCGCTGGTGATGCGCTGGAGCGCGGGGACCTGGCTTGAGGATCAGGATATGTGGCGCATGAGCGGCATATACCGTTCGGTGTCATTGCTGCACAAGCCGGACACCCACCTCACCGATTTTCAACTGACCGCCGGGCTGGATACGGAGTATCGGCATGGCACCTTGCAGGCCGCAGTCCAGGTCGCGGCGGGGAAAGCCCAGCCGACGGGGTTGCAGGTGGATTTATCCCTGTGGCGAGGCGATGAAAAAATCGCCGGCCAACGCAAGCCGCTGGGCACCGAGGCGATTGACGAGCGGGGGGCTTATGCCGATCGGGTGACCTTTGCGTTGCCGGTGCAGGCGCCGGATTTATGGAGTGCCGAGTTACCCCATTGTTATCGCGTCGTCATTGCGCTTTACGGCGCCGATGGGGAACTGATTGAGGCCGAGGCGGCGGACACCGGTTTTCGCCGCGTAGAGATCACGGACGGGTTGCTGAAAGTGAACGGCAAGCCGCTGCTGATCCGTGGCGTCAACCGGCATGAGCATCACCCGCAGCGCGGCCAGGCGATCAACGAAGAGGACATGCTGCAGGATATTCTGCTGATGAAGCAGAACAACTTTAATGCCGTGCGCTGTTCGCATTACCCCAATAATCCGCGCTGGTACGAGCTTTGCGACCGCTACGGCCTTTACGTGGTGGATGAGGCCAATATCGAAACTCACGGCATGGTGCCGATGGCGCGGCTGAGTGACGATCCTAGCTGGTTCCCGGCTTACAGCGCCCGCGTGACCCGCATGGTGCAGTGTAACCGCAATCACCCTTCCATCATCATCTGGTCATTGGGCAACGAGTCCGGGCATGGCAGCTTGCATGATGCGCTTTATCGCTGGATTAAAAGCAGCGATCCCACGCGGCCGGTCCAGTACGAAGGCGGCGGGGCCAACAGTGCGGCAACGGATATCCTTTGCCCGATGTATGCCCGGGTGGATGAAGATCAACTCATCCCTGGGGTGCCAAAATGGTCGATAAAAAAATGGGTCGGCATGCCGGGCGAAAACCGCCCCCTGATACTGTGCGAATACGCCCACGCGATGGGCAACAGCCTGGGGAATTTTGACGAATACTGGCGGGCGTTTCGTCAGTATCCGCGGCTGCAGGGCGGGTTTGTCTGGGACTGGGCCGATCAATCGCTGCTTAAAGACGATGGGAATGGCTTGCCCGCGCCGGCTTATGGCGGCGACTTCAACGACACGCCCAATGACCGGCAGTTCTGCCTCAACGGCCTGGTGTTTGCCGACCGCACGCCGCACCCTTCGCTCCATGAAGCCAAACATGCGCAGCAGTTCTTCCAGTTTGCGTTGGTGGGGCATGCGCCGCTTGAGGTGGCTGTCGGCAGTGAATACCTGTTCCGCCGTACCGACAATGAAAGGCTGCACTGGCGGATTGAACAGGATGGGCGCGCATGGCGGTCGGGCGAAGTGGCGTTGGACATCCCGCCGCAGGGCAATGCCGTCGTCACCCTGGCGGAACGTAGCGATTTGCCGGCGAATGCCCGCAATGTCACGCTGACCCTTGAAGTTATTCAGCCGGAAGCCACCGCCTGGTCATCGGCCGGGCATCGCGTCGCATGGCAACAATTCCGGCTGCCGACGGCGCTGGCGTTGCCGGATGCGCCAAAACCCGGCGTTCGCCCTGAACTGCAGACTCATGAAGACGGTTACCGGGTGCGGCACGGCGAACAGCAATGGTTTATCGACCGCAACAGCGGTCTGTTGACGCAGTGGACGGTGGCGGGTGAAAACAAACTGATAAGCCCGTTCACCGACCAGTTTGTGCGTGCGCCGCTGGATAACGACATTGGGGTCAGCGAAGTTGAACGATGCGACCCTAACGCCTGGGTGGAGCGCTGGAAAAAAGCCGGGCTGTATGAAATGCAGCGAACCTGTACCCACTGCTCGGCGGCGGCCTGTGACGATCGGGTGGAGATCCGCAGCACCTTCCACTACCGGAATGGCGATGAGGTTCTGATCGTCAGCCACTGGCAGATGACGATTGATTGCCACGGCGCGCTGAAGATCAACGTAGAAGGGGAGCGCGCCGGCCATTTGCCGCCGTTGGCGCGTATCGGCATGGTGTTCCAGGCCGCCCCGTCCGCCGCAGAGGTCGAGTGGCTAGGGCTGGGGCCGCATGAGAACTACCCTGACCGCCAACAAAGTGCTTGTTTCTCACGCTGGCGCTTGCCGTTGAGCGAGATGGTCACCCCGTACGTCTTCCCTACGGAGAATGGATTGCGCTGCAACACCCATGAGCTCAATTGGGGAGGCTGGCGTGTCGACGGGTTATTCCATTTCTCCATCATGCCTTACGGCAGCAAACAGTTGATGGACGTTGACCATTGGCATCTGTTGCGCGCCGAACCCGGTATCTGGATCACCCTGGACGCGCAGCACATGGGCGTGGGGGGCGATGATTCCTGGACGCCGAGCGTGCATGAAAAGTGGTTGTTAAAGGAAACGCAGTGGCGTTATCAGGTCAGTGTTAAGCATCAGTAAACGTGGAGGGGTGATATACCCGTCATACTTGAAGCTGCCTCTGTGTTGGCTGCGTTCACTTACCCGAATCACTTACTCCAGTAAGCTCATCGGGATGCGCTCTCTTGCCGCCGTGATGCAACTCCAATTATTTTGGGTATATTTTTCCCGTCATACTTGAAGCTGCCTCTGTGTTGGCTGCGTTCTCTTGCCGCCGTGATGCAACTCCAATTATTTTGGGTATATTTTTCCCATTACAAAATAATAATCCAGGTGACACTATGAAATTGACTCAGCTCTCGGCGCAGGAACGGCATAACTTTATTTATTTTATGCTCTTCTTCTTTTTCTACTATTTCATCATGTCGGCGTATTTCCCTTTTTTCCCGATATGGCTTTCGGATGTCAATCACCTCACCAAAACTGAAACCGGGATGGTTTTTTCATTTATTGCCTTGTTTGCCATTATTTTCCAGGTGGCTTTCGGTTTAATCTCCGACAAGCTGGGCCTGCGCAAACACCTGCTCTGGGCGATTGTCATTCTTTTGATTTTATTCGCGCCGTTCTTTATTTACGTGCTTGCGCCTTTGCTGCAATACAATATTTATGTCGGCGCGCTGGCGGGGGGCCTTTACCTGGGGTTTGTGTTCTCCGGCGGCGCGGGTGCCGTGGAGGCTTATATTGAACGCGTCAGCCGCACCAACCGTTTTGAATACGGCAAGGTTCGCGTTTCCGGCTGCGTGGGCTGGGCCATTTGCGCGTCGATAACCGGGCTGCTGTTCAGCATTAACCCTAACATTACCTTCTGGATCGCCTCAGGGTTTGGGGTGGTGCTGGCCGTCTTGTTGATTGTTTCCCGCCCGCAACCGAACCAGACGGCGCAGGTAATGGACAAACTGGGGGCGAATCAGCGCGAGTTCTCGCTGGCCATGGCGTTGGAGCTGTTAAAAATGCCGCGCTTCTGGGCCTTCTTGTTATACGTGATTGGCGTCGCCAGTATTTACGACGTGTTCGACCAGCAATTCGCCAACTTTTTCAAAGGCTTCTTTTCATCGCCGCAAAGAGGCACCGAGATCTTCGGTTTCGTCACCACCGGCGGGGAGTTATTAAACGCCTGCATTATGTTCTGCGCGCCGTTTATCATTAACCGCATCGGCGCCAAAAATGCATTGCTGGTGGCCGGCGCCATCATGTCGGTGAGGATTATCGGCTCATCCTTCGCCAGCAGCGGCATTGAGGTGATTTTACTGAAAACGCTGCATATGTTTGAGCTGCCTTTCCTGCTGGTGGGCACCTTTAAATACATCTCCTCGGTGTTTGATCCGCGGGTATCGGCAACCTTGTTCCTGATCGGTTTTAATTTGTCCAAACAGCTTTCGGGCGTGGTGCTTTCCGCCTGGGTGGGAAGAATGTATGACTCGGTAGGGTTCCATCAGGCCTATCTGATCCTTGGCCTGATCACCACCACCTTTACCGTCATTTCCTATTTCACGCTGACGGGGCGCGGCCTGCGCGCACCGGCGGAGGCTAACACCGCCACGCCGTAGTTCCTTATCGCCAACGCAGGTGAGCCAGGGAACGGCCCCGACAAAAAGCCCGCTCAGGTTTGCCCCGAGCGGGCTTTTTCTTCGGTCTGGCTAACGGGGGCGGAACGGCTTAGAACTCAACGCTCGCCTGCACCATCAGATTACGGGTTTCCCCTTCGCGCACGCGCAGATTGCCGCCGCTGGAGGTGTAGTAATGCTCATTAAACAGGTTGTTCAGATTCAGCTTCAACTGCGTTTTCTCGCCAAACAGGCGGTTGTTCCACGCGATGAAGCTGTCGGCCACCACATAATTTGGCAGGGTGAAACTGTTCTCCGGATCGCCCGCCCGCGTGCCGACGTAGCGCGCGCCGCCGCCGACGCGGAAGTCGCCCGGAATGCCGCTGACCACCAGGTTATGGCTCAGGTAGAGCGCGCCTGAATGGCGTGGCGCATTTTGCAGACGGTTGCCGTTATTCGCGGCGTTTACGCCATCGTCAATGATTTTGGCGTTGGTGTAGCTGTAATTGGCGCTCAGCTCCCAGTCCGGCAAGATCTCGCCGTTCAGTTCGAATTCCGCACCGCGAGAACGCGCTTTATTGATAGCGCGCGTTGCGCCGTTGATGCTGAGCGACATGTCGCGCTCGTCAATATTGAACACTGCCACGCTGGCGAACAGGCGCGGCGAAACCTGCCACTTGCTGCCCATCTCCCAGGTGGTGCCCTGTTCCGGCTTGCCGACGTCACCGTCATCGTCGACGTTGGTGGACGGCGTAAAGGATTTGCTGACGCTGCCGTAAAGCGAGACATCCGGCGTCAGTTTATAAATCAGCCCAGCCTGCGGCAGGAACTTGTTGCCTTCGTCATCCAGCGTTTCCACCACCGGATTGAAGCCTTTGGAAGCGCGCTGCTCGTAATGCTGATAGCGCCCGCCCAGTACGGCGATCCAGTCCGGCGTCAGTGAAATGCTGTCTTTGGCGTACAGCGAACGGCTGTGAATGCGGTTCAGGTTATTGCTGTTGGCGGTCTTTTCCGTGCTGCTGTCTGTCACGGGCGACAGCATGTCGTATTGCGGATCGTTGAGGTTAAAGTTGCTGTTCGCTTTGCCCTGGTATTGATGCGCACGATAGGTCTGGTTCATCTCATAATCGGTACCCAGAAGGATATCGTGCGTCATGCCGAAGATATTCTGCGAGCCGATCAGGTCCCAGGAGACGTACTTGGTTTTATGGTTGAAGCCGCGGTTGGCATCGGCGCGGCGCGTGACTGCGCCGGTGGTGGCGTTGACGCCGGTCACCCGGACTTCGTTGTTGTCGTAGCGGCGCTGGTTCCAGCCCAGCGTCAGGCGGGTGCTCCAGTCTTCGTTGAACTGCCAGCCATACTGGGCATTCAGCGTTTTGTTGTGGCCCCAGGCATGGTTGGCCTTGTCGTCCAGCCGGTTCTTATAGCCGATATCGACCGGTTTACCGTCAATAAAGGCGGTGCCGCGATCGTAAGGAATGTCGTAGCGATATTCGGAATAGCTGACCAGGAAGCTCGCTTTTTCGCCGAACCATTGCAGCGACGGGGCGATCAGCGTGTGTTCGTCACTGCCGAAGTTGCGCCAATAATCCTGATTTTGCTTCTCGGCAATCAGCCGGAAGGCAAAACCGTTACCGAGCGGACCGGTGACGTCTACCGTGCCGGCACCGCCGCCTTCGCTGGCGTAACGGCCGCTGACCCGGGTGTGCCAGTCGTATTGCGGTTTTTTGCTGACGACGTTGATGACGCCGCCCGGATTTTGGATGCCGTACAGCAGCGAAGCCGAGCCTTTCAGCACTTCAACGCGCTCGGTGGTGGC is a window of Serratia plymuthica DNA encoding:
- a CDS encoding LacI family DNA-binding transcriptional regulator, whose product is MNKRQATLEDVAKEAGVSQQTVSRVLNNPDIVSERTRNNVLGAMNTLNYVPNRSAQILAGKTLPTFGLITTSLALHAPSQIAASFKHHAESAGYQVAISMLKTGQLSVLQSALNEFRAQKINSVVMSLPLEKADAETLTRDNPDIRQLFLDVPPAAEVCHLGFLHNDGTAGSVNLLLELGHRKFGLLAGPESSISARLRLACWRDTLYQAGIVETDTEYGDWSANSGWVKTVELFSRHPDITAMLVASDQMALGVISALRQLNKRIPQDVSVIGYDDTPDSQYFHPALTTVRQDFDLIGKRAVTHLLSMANQPQEAFNDLLPTTLVIRQSTGKPEAAGSENALIRQLKALVQQL
- a CDS encoding TonB-dependent siderophore receptor; this translates as MNNNKLFYFKRSCHPAILAAIYGAAFFTSGASYAAGNDDTLTVIGQAVDEQGYSAGTSSVAGKTPTARLNEAQSVSVVTQQQLEDYQAASLADAMRFVSGVTEGNTLAGTEDGFVRRGFGSNSDGSIYRDGVRSSQGLNFDATTERVEVLKGSASLLYGIQNPGGVINVVSKKPQYDWHTRVSGRYASEGGGAGTVDVTGPLGNGFAFRLIAEKQNQDYWRNFGSDEHTLIAPSLQWFGEKASFLVSYSEYRYDIPYDRGTAFIDGKPVDIGYKNRLDDKANHAWGHNKTLNAQYGWQFNEDWSTRLTLGWNQRRYDNNEVRVTGVNATTGAVTRRADANRGFNHKTKYVSWDLIGSQNIFGMTHDILLGTDYEMNQTYRAHQYQGKANSNFNLNDPQYDMLSPVTDSSTEKTANSNNLNRIHSRSLYAKDSISLTPDWIAVLGGRYQHYEQRASKGFNPVVETLDDEGNKFLPQAGLIYKLTPDVSLYGSVSKSFTPSTNVDDDGDVGKPEQGTTWEMGSKWQVSPRLFASVAVFNIDERDMSLSINGATRAINKARSRGAEFELNGEILPDWELSANYSYTNAKIIDDGVNAANNGNRLQNAPRHSGALYLSHNLVVSGIPGDFRVGGGARYVGTRAGDPENSFTLPNYVVADSFIAWNNRLFGEKTQLKLNLNNLFNEHYYTSSGGNLRVREGETRNLMVQASVEF
- a CDS encoding beta-galactosidase, whose protein sequence is MKQPLYSVNDNPPDNVLPQVLARQDWQNPAVTHLNRLPAHPQFRSWRALEEARDDRRSDRRVSLDGEWQFVYLAQPEAADPRWLVADGPDSRPVTVPSNWQMDGYDAPIYTNVRYPISTEPPFVPQENPTGCYSREIDIPEDWLKAGKTRIIFNGVNSAFHLFCNGVWIGYSQDSRLPAEFDLTDALHAGGNRICALVMRWSAGTWLEDQDMWRMSGIYRSVSLLHKPDTHLTDFQLTAGLDTEYRHGTLQAAVQVAAGKAQPTGLQVDLSLWRGDEKIAGQRKPLGTEAIDERGAYADRVTFALPVQAPDLWSAELPHCYRVVIALYGADGELIEAEAADTGFRRVEITDGLLKVNGKPLLIRGVNRHEHHPQRGQAINEEDMLQDILLMKQNNFNAVRCSHYPNNPRWYELCDRYGLYVVDEANIETHGMVPMARLSDDPSWFPAYSARVTRMVQCNRNHPSIIIWSLGNESGHGSLHDALYRWIKSSDPTRPVQYEGGGANSAATDILCPMYARVDEDQLIPGVPKWSIKKWVGMPGENRPLILCEYAHAMGNSLGNFDEYWRAFRQYPRLQGGFVWDWADQSLLKDDGNGLPAPAYGGDFNDTPNDRQFCLNGLVFADRTPHPSLHEAKHAQQFFQFALVGHAPLEVAVGSEYLFRRTDNERLHWRIEQDGRAWRSGEVALDIPPQGNAVVTLAERSDLPANARNVTLTLEVIQPEATAWSSAGHRVAWQQFRLPTALALPDAPKPGVRPELQTHEDGYRVRHGEQQWFIDRNSGLLTQWTVAGENKLISPFTDQFVRAPLDNDIGVSEVERCDPNAWVERWKKAGLYEMQRTCTHCSAAACDDRVEIRSTFHYRNGDEVLIVSHWQMTIDCHGALKINVEGERAGHLPPLARIGMVFQAAPSAAEVEWLGLGPHENYPDRQQSACFSRWRLPLSEMVTPYVFPTENGLRCNTHELNWGGWRVDGLFHFSIMPYGSKQLMDVDHWHLLRAEPGIWITLDAQHMGVGGDDSWTPSVHEKWLLKETQWRYQVSVKHQ
- a CDS encoding MFS transporter; its protein translation is MKLTQLSAQERHNFIYFMLFFFFYYFIMSAYFPFFPIWLSDVNHLTKTETGMVFSFIALFAIIFQVAFGLISDKLGLRKHLLWAIVILLILFAPFFIYVLAPLLQYNIYVGALAGGLYLGFVFSGGAGAVEAYIERVSRTNRFEYGKVRVSGCVGWAICASITGLLFSINPNITFWIASGFGVVLAVLLIVSRPQPNQTAQVMDKLGANQREFSLAMALELLKMPRFWAFLLYVIGVASIYDVFDQQFANFFKGFFSSPQRGTEIFGFVTTGGELLNACIMFCAPFIINRIGAKNALLVAGAIMSVRIIGSSFASSGIEVILLKTLHMFELPFLLVGTFKYISSVFDPRVSATLFLIGFNLSKQLSGVVLSAWVGRMYDSVGFHQAYLILGLITTTFTVISYFTLTGRGLRAPAEANTATP